From Osmerus mordax isolate fOsmMor3 chromosome 8, fOsmMor3.pri, whole genome shotgun sequence, a single genomic window includes:
- the LOC136947240 gene encoding cholesterol 24-hydroxylase-like isoform X1, with translation MAFFSSIAGCSFYVLALIFVLCCVAFTGYCLYIKYIHWKYDHIPGPPRTSFLFGHTSHFLKVMREDRVVHDLFLQWAEEYGPVYRIYGLHAVFLCVSCPEATKDILMSSKYPKDDMVYKRLFSLFGQRFLGNGLVTAQSHEQWYKQRRIMDPAFSSLYLRGLMGQFNERAERLMDKLGELADSNTDANMHQLVNCVTLDVIAKVAFGVDLDLLKQKDSPFPNAILLCLKGMVYYLRDHTFQYMPKNQKFIREVKEAALLLRNTGAEWINERREAIQRGEDVPKDILTQIIKTANKEELMDKQDEEQMLDNFVTFFIAGQETTANQLAFAIMELARLPDILAKVTREVDEVLGMNQEISYDDLGKMGYLSQVLKETLRLYPTAPGTSRWLADDTVISGVRIPGGVACFFSSYVAGRLDTLFKDPLTFDPDRFHPDAAKPYYCYYPFALGPRSCLGQNFAQMEAKVVMAKLLQRFDFSLLPGQSFDIADTGTLRPKSGVICTIKHRQTNSS, from the exons ATGGCATTCTTCAGTTCGATTGCAGGTTGCTCCTTTTACGTTCTTGCATTAATCTTTGTTTTATGCTGTGTCGCATTTACCGGTTACTGTTTGTATATTAAATACATACACTGGAAGTACGATCATATACCTGGGCCGCCACGAACGAG TTTTCTATTTGGACACACATCCCATTTCCTGAAGGTGATGCGTGAGGATCGAGTTGTACACGATTTGTTTCTCCAATG GGCTGAAGAATATGGACCTGTGTACCGGATATATGGCCTGCATGCTGTTTTCCTTTGCGTATCTTGCCCAGAAGCCACAAAA GATATCCTGATGTCTTCTAAGTACCCCAAAGATGATATGGTCTACAAACGTCTATTTAGCTTGTTTGGACAAAG GTTCCTAGGAAACGGCTTAGTCACGGCCCAGAGTCATGAACAGTGGTACAAGCAACGCCGTATCATGGACCCTGCTTTCAGCAGCTT GTACCTGAGGGGCCTCATGGGTCAGTTCAACGAGAGGGCAGAGCGACTGATGGACAAACTTGGAGAGCTGGCAGACAGCAACACAGATGCCAACATGCACCAACTGGTCAACTGTGTCACTCTGGATGTCATCGCTAAG GTGGCATTTGGAGTGGATCTAGACTTGCTGAAGCAGAAGGACTCCCCTTTCCCTAACGCCATACTGTTGTGTCTGAAAGGGATGGTGTATTATTTGAGGGATCACACCTTCCAG TACATGCCGAAGAACCAGAAGTTCATCCGTGAAGTGAAGGAGGCAGCTCTGCTGCTGAGGAACACAGGTGCTGAGTGGATTaacgagaggagggaggcgatccagagaggagaagatgttCCTAAAGACATCCTCACTCAGATCATCAAAACAGCCAACAAAG AGGAACTCATGGATAAACAGGATGAGGAACAGATGTTGGACAACTTTGTGACGTTTTTCATCGCAG GACAAGAAACAACAGCAAAtcaacttgcttttgctattaTGGAACTGGCACGACTACCAGATATATTAGCAAA GGTGACGAGAGAGGTGGATGAGGTTCTTGGGATGAACCAGGAGATCAGCTACGATGATCTGGGGAAAATGGGTTACCTTTCACAG GTGTTGAAGGAGACCCTGAGGTTGTACCCCACGGCTCCAGGTACGTCTCGCTGGCTGGCGGACGACACGGTCATCAGCGGTGTCCGGATACCAGGAGGAGTCGCCTGCTTT TTCAGTTCCTATGTAGCTGGAAGACTGGATACATTGTTTAAGGACCCACTGACTTTTGACCCCGATAGGTTTCACCCTGATGCTGCCAA GCCCTACTACTGCTACTATCCTTTTGCCCTAGGACCACGATCTTGCCTGGGACAAAACTTTGCACag aTGGAGGCCAAGGTTGTGATGGCCAAACTGCTCCAGAGGTTTGACTTCAGCCTGCTGCCTGGACAGTCCTTTGACATCGCCGACACAGGCACACTGAGGCCTAAGAGTGGAGTGATTTGCACcatcaaacacagacaaacaaactcctCCTGA
- the LOC136947240 gene encoding cholesterol 24-hydroxylase-like isoform X2, with translation MAFFSSIAGCSFYVLALIFVLCCVAFTGYCLYIKYIHWKYDHIPGPPRTSFLFGHTSHFLKVMREDRVVHDLFLQWAEEYGPVYRIYGLHAVFLCVSCPEATKDILMSSKYPKDDMVYKRLFSLFGQRFLGNGLVTAQSHEQWYKQRRIMDPAFSSLYLRGLMGQFNERAERLMDKLGELADSNTDANMHQLVNCVTLDVIAKVAFGVDLDLLKQKDSPFPNAILLCLKGMVYYLRDHTFQYMPKNQKFIREVKEAALLLRNTGAEWINERREAIQRGEDVPKDILTQIIKTANKEELMDKQDEEQMLDNFVTFFIAGQETTANQLAFAIMELARLPDILAKVTREVDEVLGMNQEISYDDLGKMGYLSQVLKETLRLYPTAPGTSRWLADDTVISGVRIPGGVACFALLLLLSFCPRTTILPGTKLCTDGGQGCDGQTAPEV, from the exons ATGGCATTCTTCAGTTCGATTGCAGGTTGCTCCTTTTACGTTCTTGCATTAATCTTTGTTTTATGCTGTGTCGCATTTACCGGTTACTGTTTGTATATTAAATACATACACTGGAAGTACGATCATATACCTGGGCCGCCACGAACGAG TTTTCTATTTGGACACACATCCCATTTCCTGAAGGTGATGCGTGAGGATCGAGTTGTACACGATTTGTTTCTCCAATG GGCTGAAGAATATGGACCTGTGTACCGGATATATGGCCTGCATGCTGTTTTCCTTTGCGTATCTTGCCCAGAAGCCACAAAA GATATCCTGATGTCTTCTAAGTACCCCAAAGATGATATGGTCTACAAACGTCTATTTAGCTTGTTTGGACAAAG GTTCCTAGGAAACGGCTTAGTCACGGCCCAGAGTCATGAACAGTGGTACAAGCAACGCCGTATCATGGACCCTGCTTTCAGCAGCTT GTACCTGAGGGGCCTCATGGGTCAGTTCAACGAGAGGGCAGAGCGACTGATGGACAAACTTGGAGAGCTGGCAGACAGCAACACAGATGCCAACATGCACCAACTGGTCAACTGTGTCACTCTGGATGTCATCGCTAAG GTGGCATTTGGAGTGGATCTAGACTTGCTGAAGCAGAAGGACTCCCCTTTCCCTAACGCCATACTGTTGTGTCTGAAAGGGATGGTGTATTATTTGAGGGATCACACCTTCCAG TACATGCCGAAGAACCAGAAGTTCATCCGTGAAGTGAAGGAGGCAGCTCTGCTGCTGAGGAACACAGGTGCTGAGTGGATTaacgagaggagggaggcgatccagagaggagaagatgttCCTAAAGACATCCTCACTCAGATCATCAAAACAGCCAACAAAG AGGAACTCATGGATAAACAGGATGAGGAACAGATGTTGGACAACTTTGTGACGTTTTTCATCGCAG GACAAGAAACAACAGCAAAtcaacttgcttttgctattaTGGAACTGGCACGACTACCAGATATATTAGCAAA GGTGACGAGAGAGGTGGATGAGGTTCTTGGGATGAACCAGGAGATCAGCTACGATGATCTGGGGAAAATGGGTTACCTTTCACAG GTGTTGAAGGAGACCCTGAGGTTGTACCCCACGGCTCCAGGTACGTCTCGCTGGCTGGCGGACGACACGGTCATCAGCGGTGTCCGGATACCAGGAGGAGTCGCCTGCTTT GCCCTACTACTGCTACTATCCTTTTGCCCTAGGACCACGATCTTGCCTGGGACAAAACTTTGCACag aTGGAGGCCAAGGTTGTGATGGCCAAACTGCTCCAGAGGTTTGA
- the LOC136947240 gene encoding cholesterol 24-hydroxylase-like isoform X3, with product MSSKYPKDDMVYKRLFSLFGQRFLGNGLVTAQSHEQWYKQRRIMDPAFSSLYLRGLMGQFNERAERLMDKLGELADSNTDANMHQLVNCVTLDVIAKVAFGVDLDLLKQKDSPFPNAILLCLKGMVYYLRDHTFQYMPKNQKFIREVKEAALLLRNTGAEWINERREAIQRGEDVPKDILTQIIKTANKEELMDKQDEEQMLDNFVTFFIAGQETTANQLAFAIMELARLPDILAKVTREVDEVLGMNQEISYDDLGKMGYLSQVLKETLRLYPTAPGTSRWLADDTVISGVRIPGGVACFFSSYVAGRLDTLFKDPLTFDPDRFHPDAAKPYYCYYPFALGPRSCLGQNFAQMEAKVVMAKLLQRFDFSLLPGQSFDIADTGTLRPKSGVICTIKHRQTNSS from the exons ATGTCTTCTAAGTACCCCAAAGATGATATGGTCTACAAACGTCTATTTAGCTTGTTTGGACAAAG GTTCCTAGGAAACGGCTTAGTCACGGCCCAGAGTCATGAACAGTGGTACAAGCAACGCCGTATCATGGACCCTGCTTTCAGCAGCTT GTACCTGAGGGGCCTCATGGGTCAGTTCAACGAGAGGGCAGAGCGACTGATGGACAAACTTGGAGAGCTGGCAGACAGCAACACAGATGCCAACATGCACCAACTGGTCAACTGTGTCACTCTGGATGTCATCGCTAAG GTGGCATTTGGAGTGGATCTAGACTTGCTGAAGCAGAAGGACTCCCCTTTCCCTAACGCCATACTGTTGTGTCTGAAAGGGATGGTGTATTATTTGAGGGATCACACCTTCCAG TACATGCCGAAGAACCAGAAGTTCATCCGTGAAGTGAAGGAGGCAGCTCTGCTGCTGAGGAACACAGGTGCTGAGTGGATTaacgagaggagggaggcgatccagagaggagaagatgttCCTAAAGACATCCTCACTCAGATCATCAAAACAGCCAACAAAG AGGAACTCATGGATAAACAGGATGAGGAACAGATGTTGGACAACTTTGTGACGTTTTTCATCGCAG GACAAGAAACAACAGCAAAtcaacttgcttttgctattaTGGAACTGGCACGACTACCAGATATATTAGCAAA GGTGACGAGAGAGGTGGATGAGGTTCTTGGGATGAACCAGGAGATCAGCTACGATGATCTGGGGAAAATGGGTTACCTTTCACAG GTGTTGAAGGAGACCCTGAGGTTGTACCCCACGGCTCCAGGTACGTCTCGCTGGCTGGCGGACGACACGGTCATCAGCGGTGTCCGGATACCAGGAGGAGTCGCCTGCTTT TTCAGTTCCTATGTAGCTGGAAGACTGGATACATTGTTTAAGGACCCACTGACTTTTGACCCCGATAGGTTTCACCCTGATGCTGCCAA GCCCTACTACTGCTACTATCCTTTTGCCCTAGGACCACGATCTTGCCTGGGACAAAACTTTGCACag aTGGAGGCCAAGGTTGTGATGGCCAAACTGCTCCAGAGGTTTGACTTCAGCCTGCTGCCTGGACAGTCCTTTGACATCGCCGACACAGGCACACTGAGGCCTAAGAGTGGAGTGATTTGCACcatcaaacacagacaaacaaactcctCCTGA